Proteins from a genomic interval of Chroococcidiopsis thermalis PCC 7203:
- a CDS encoding APC family permease, with translation MANKVASPALKPTLSVVDASAIVVGMVIGAGIFETPTLVAQNAGSQSVILFAWLLGGVASLIGALCYAELTTAYPHPGGDYHYFMRAFGTNVAFLFAWARMTVIQTGSITLFAYAFGDYASQILPLGSYSSAIYAALCIAILTGLHIMGVQQGKWTQNLLTLSTVLGLALVIIAGMITVAGTTPVPNGTPTNNGGAFGLAMVFVLLTYGGWNEAAYISAEVRDARHNMVKTLLLSIALIAGLYMLVNFAYIHGLGIAGVANSKAVAADLMRRVFGESGARLISFIVAVTALSSINATIFTGARTNFALGQDFRSFSLLGQWSDRRHTPTNALLIQGAIALGLVLLGTITHEGEKGFETMTAYTSPVFWCFFLLSGIALFVLRQREPNTPRTFQVPGYPITPLIFCAICAYLLYSSITYASSQAYSIGAIVGISMMVVGVPVLFWVRRRH, from the coding sequence ATGGCAAATAAAGTAGCATCACCAGCGCTGAAGCCAACCCTTTCAGTGGTGGACGCAAGCGCGATCGTCGTCGGTATGGTGATTGGCGCTGGAATTTTTGAGACTCCCACTCTGGTGGCTCAGAATGCTGGTAGTCAAAGCGTTATCTTATTCGCTTGGCTGCTAGGTGGGGTTGCCTCATTGATTGGCGCTCTCTGTTATGCCGAACTGACGACAGCATATCCTCACCCAGGCGGGGATTACCACTATTTCATGCGTGCCTTTGGCACGAACGTTGCTTTTCTCTTCGCCTGGGCGCGGATGACGGTGATTCAAACTGGTTCGATTACGCTGTTTGCTTATGCGTTTGGTGACTACGCATCCCAAATCTTGCCACTAGGGAGCTATTCTTCTGCGATCTATGCAGCCCTCTGCATTGCTATTCTGACCGGATTGCATATCATGGGCGTGCAGCAGGGAAAGTGGACGCAAAACTTACTGACACTATCAACGGTATTAGGTCTGGCATTGGTCATCATTGCTGGAATGATTACTGTAGCTGGTACTACTCCCGTACCTAACGGTACACCAACCAATAACGGTGGAGCTTTCGGACTGGCAATGGTCTTCGTACTTTTAACCTACGGTGGCTGGAACGAAGCAGCCTACATTTCGGCAGAAGTGCGGGATGCCAGACACAACATGGTTAAGACGTTGCTGTTGAGTATCGCTCTGATTGCTGGACTTTACATGTTAGTCAACTTTGCTTACATCCACGGACTGGGGATTGCTGGTGTAGCAAATTCCAAAGCGGTAGCAGCCGATCTGATGCGGCGGGTGTTTGGCGAAAGTGGGGCAAGATTAATTAGCTTTATCGTGGCTGTGACTGCACTGAGTTCGATCAACGCCACAATTTTTACAGGAGCGCGGACGAACTTTGCTTTAGGACAAGACTTTCGCTCTTTCTCTTTGTTGGGGCAATGGAGCGATCGCCGTCACACACCTACCAATGCTTTACTCATACAAGGGGCGATCGCATTAGGACTCGTTCTTCTAGGAACGATCACTCACGAAGGCGAGAAAGGCTTTGAAACGATGACAGCCTACACCTCACCCGTATTTTGGTGCTTTTTTCTACTGTCGGGAATAGCATTGTTCGTCCTCCGCCAACGGGAACCCAACACGCCTCGAACTTTTCAAGTCCCTGGCTACCCAATTACTCCCTTGATTTTTTGCGCCATTTGTGCTTATTTACTTTACTCCAGTATTACCTATGCTTCCAGTCAGGCATACAGTATTGGGGCGATCGTCGGTATTAGCATGATGGTTGTGGGCGTACCTGTACTGTTTTGGGTGCGTCGCAGGCACTAG
- a CDS encoding SAM-dependent methyltransferase has translation MQLPLILKPIAVGAIAVSMGIIGCTQQTGLNAQAEPNIAQTTQTAPPAGQTEQREPDVPYVPTPQEVVDEMLKLAKVQKGDVLYDLGSGDGRIPITAVREYGVKRAVGIDINPERIEEANENAKKAGVSDRVQFLNQDLFKSNFNEASVVTLYLLPDINVKLRPQLFKQLKPGTRIVSHDFDMGEWKPERTVQVQGPNRTHTLYYWVVPEKPPANLQG, from the coding sequence ATGCAATTACCACTAATACTCAAACCGATCGCGGTAGGTGCGATCGCCGTTAGTATGGGCATTATCGGTTGTACGCAACAGACAGGGCTGAATGCCCAGGCAGAACCTAATATTGCTCAAACAACTCAAACAGCACCACCAGCAGGACAAACCGAACAACGGGAACCTGACGTACCTTACGTGCCTACACCTCAAGAAGTTGTGGATGAAATGCTCAAACTGGCAAAAGTTCAAAAAGGAGATGTCCTCTACGATCTGGGTAGCGGTGACGGACGCATTCCTATTACTGCCGTGAGAGAATATGGCGTAAAAAGGGCTGTAGGTATAGATATCAATCCCGAGCGAATTGAAGAAGCAAACGAAAATGCCAAAAAAGCAGGCGTGAGCGATCGCGTGCAATTTCTCAATCAAGATTTGTTTAAGTCCAATTTCAATGAAGCCTCTGTCGTGACGCTGTACCTACTACCAGATATTAATGTCAAACTGCGACCCCAGTTATTCAAACAATTGAAACCTGGTACTCGGATTGTTTCCCACGATTTTGACATGGGTGAATGGAAACCCGAGCGCACAGTACAAGTACAAGGACCAAACCGGACTCACACCCTTTATTACTGGGTCGTTCCTGAAAAACCACCAGCTAATTTACAGGGGTGA
- a CDS encoding M20/M25/M40 family metallo-hydrolase, whose amino-acid sequence MKYAILITTLVALPTASLAQSGRAGADVEALVKLGPRVAGTPVMAKASDYLEAEYRKAGYTTQIQTFTYSRFEDLGSSLIVGKTKTTGLPLSGSVAGKVDAPLVVVPNVGRPEDFARVDVKGAIAVVQRGEIRFSEKVQNASTAGAVAVAIINDRSGELAASLGGGVSKIPVLALSREQGSALLQSSQTAQPATLHVNTRQRQVTGRNVVAHLPGIARPQILLGAHYDSVPGAPGANDNASGTAVVLEIARRISKTPLANQTWFVAFDGEEDGLHGSKAFVQTAQPQFISSLKAMLNFDMVGVNSSLRVSGTPQLTARAKAAQSGLSTSESYSGSDHASFAAAKVPVLFFHRGREPNYHTPNDKQVDSNLLDETVSVGLEIVEQLL is encoded by the coding sequence ATGAAATACGCAATACTCATAACTACTTTAGTCGCCCTACCGACGGCGAGTTTGGCGCAGTCTGGACGAGCTGGGGCAGATGTGGAAGCCTTGGTAAAACTCGGTCCTAGAGTGGCTGGTACGCCAGTTATGGCAAAGGCAAGTGACTATCTAGAGGCGGAGTACCGCAAAGCTGGCTACACAACTCAAATTCAAACTTTTACCTACTCTCGATTTGAGGATTTAGGTTCGAGTTTGATAGTAGGAAAGACCAAAACTACAGGTTTACCTCTGAGTGGATCGGTTGCAGGTAAAGTTGATGCGCCGTTAGTAGTTGTACCCAACGTCGGACGACCGGAAGATTTTGCTCGGGTTGATGTTAAAGGCGCGATCGCAGTTGTCCAAAGAGGAGAAATTCGGTTTTCCGAAAAGGTACAAAATGCCAGTACTGCGGGTGCGGTAGCCGTGGCAATTATTAATGACAGATCGGGAGAACTCGCGGCTTCTCTCGGTGGTGGAGTCAGTAAAATTCCTGTCTTGGCTTTATCTAGAGAACAAGGCTCTGCTTTACTACAAAGTTCTCAAACCGCACAGCCAGCCACTTTACACGTCAATACTCGGCAACGTCAAGTTACTGGACGTAATGTAGTAGCTCATCTACCTGGCATCGCTAGACCCCAAATACTCCTGGGCGCTCATTACGACTCCGTACCAGGTGCGCCAGGGGCGAATGACAATGCTTCTGGGACGGCTGTTGTTTTAGAAATTGCCCGCAGAATCTCTAAAACTCCCTTAGCAAACCAAACTTGGTTTGTGGCTTTTGATGGCGAAGAAGACGGGTTACATGGTTCTAAAGCTTTCGTACAAACCGCCCAACCACAGTTTATCTCTAGCCTTAAGGCAATGCTAAATTTTGATATGGTAGGCGTAAATTCTAGTCTTCGCGTGAGTGGTACACCTCAGCTCACAGCCCGAGCGAAAGCAGCGCAAAGTGGGTTGTCTACTTCTGAATCTTACAGTGGTAGCGACCATGCTTCTTTTGCAGCGGCAAAAGTTCCAGTTTTATTTTTTCACCGAGGGCGCGAACCTAACTACCACACGCCAAACGACAAGCAAGTAGACTCAAATCTACTTGATGAAACTGTCAGCGTGGGACTAGAGATTGTCGAGCAATTGCTTTGA
- a CDS encoding HhoA/HhoB/HtrA family serine endopeptidase, with translation MTKDQSQMTNNKPTMSQNSVVKKSVTYLSLIFMGAAGSLLGTQLLPNRPELIPPSVAQLPAQVPSGNINFIANAVDRTGAAVVRIDAARATRARQPGARVVRGTGSGFIIEPDGLILTNAHVTGGADTVNVTLKDGRKFTGRVLGRDELTDVAVVRIQANDLPTVTVGNSDNLRPGEWAIAIGNPLGLDNTVTAGIISATGRSSSDVGVPDKRVGFIQTDAAINPGNSGGPLLNQQGQVVGMNTAIIGGAQGLGFAIPINRAQQIAEQLVAKGRIDRAYLGVQMATLNDEIRETLAQESNGDVTISANQGVVVLGVERNSPAAAAGIRPGDVIQQINGQQVKTADQVQQAVENSQIGVNIPLEVSRNGRNIQLSVRAGEFPASAS, from the coding sequence ATGACAAAAGACCAATCACAAATGACCAACAACAAACCTACAATGTCTCAGAATTCTGTTGTGAAAAAGTCAGTCACTTATTTATCTTTAATATTTATGGGGGCTGCGGGTAGTTTGTTAGGAACCCAGCTATTACCCAATCGACCGGAGTTAATCCCGCCATCAGTTGCTCAGCTCCCGGCTCAGGTTCCTAGCGGAAATATTAACTTTATTGCTAACGCTGTAGACCGTACTGGTGCAGCGGTCGTCCGTATTGATGCGGCACGGGCTACCCGCGCTAGACAACCTGGAGCTAGGGTAGTGCGGGGAACTGGTTCGGGCTTTATTATTGAGCCGGATGGTTTAATTTTGACAAACGCTCACGTTACTGGTGGAGCTGATACGGTCAATGTCACCCTGAAAGATGGACGCAAATTTACTGGTCGGGTCTTGGGTAGAGATGAATTGACAGATGTGGCTGTAGTGAGAATTCAAGCCAATGATTTACCTACGGTAACAGTAGGCAACTCTGACAACCTCCGACCTGGAGAGTGGGCGATCGCGATCGGCAATCCTTTAGGATTAGATAATACTGTTACTGCTGGTATCATCAGTGCTACAGGTCGTTCTAGCAGTGATGTAGGCGTTCCCGACAAGCGCGTCGGTTTCATTCAAACTGATGCAGCGATTAATCCCGGTAATTCTGGCGGACCCCTATTAAATCAACAAGGGCAAGTGGTGGGAATGAATACGGCAATTATCGGCGGCGCTCAAGGTTTGGGTTTTGCGATTCCTATCAATCGAGCGCAGCAAATCGCCGAGCAACTGGTTGCTAAAGGAAGGATCGATCGCGCCTATTTAGGGGTTCAAATGGCAACTCTCAACGATGAGATTCGAGAAACCCTAGCCCAAGAGTCAAATGGTGATGTCACTATCTCCGCCAACCAAGGGGTAGTCGTGTTAGGAGTCGAGCGCAATTCTCCTGCTGCTGCTGCGGGGATTCGTCCTGGCGACGTGATCCAGCAAATTAACGGGCAACAAGTAAAAACTGCCGATCAAGTGCAGCAAGCAGTAGAAAATAGCCAAATCGGTGTCAATATCCCGCTTGAAGTCAGTCGCAATGGCAGAAATATTCAGCTCTCGGTAAGAGCTGGTGAATTTCCTGCCAGCGCTAGCTAA
- a CDS encoding J domain-containing protein has protein sequence MQRLYTSKIFSCPLSMDNLPNPNWCYQVLEISPTATAQEIKMAYRQLARKYHPDLNPGDRTAEDRFKLIVQAYRTLLTLQSQPSSSTSTKTTPHPDTTSTYSTGGVRFHVKQRDCTPSSPPLSSEEKLLKLSTLNQVYTLLKRQNFQQAVDIAEKLAIRFPKDSDVQPWLAVAYHRWAKQLISRQQCDRARIYLKKALQADPHNQKLWREIDRDYKAIERQLMF, from the coding sequence ATGCAACGTCTCTACACCTCCAAAATATTTTCCTGTCCCTTAAGTATGGATAATCTGCCCAATCCCAACTGGTGTTATCAAGTTTTAGAAATCTCCCCAACGGCGACGGCGCAAGAGATTAAAATGGCTTATCGCCAGCTGGCGCGGAAATATCACCCCGATCTCAATCCAGGCGATCGCACTGCGGAAGATCGGTTCAAACTCATCGTCCAAGCATACCGCACCTTACTCACCCTCCAATCGCAGCCATCTTCCAGCACTTCTACAAAAACTACACCACATCCAGACACCACTTCTACTTACAGTACAGGTGGCGTGCGCTTCCACGTTAAGCAACGCGACTGCACGCCTTCCTCTCCTCCCCTCTCTTCAGAAGAAAAGTTACTCAAATTGAGTACGCTCAACCAAGTCTACACTTTACTCAAGCGTCAGAATTTTCAGCAAGCAGTAGACATAGCAGAAAAGCTAGCTATCCGCTTTCCCAAAGATTCAGACGTGCAACCGTGGCTAGCTGTAGCTTACCATCGTTGGGCAAAACAGCTGATCTCGCGACAACAGTGCGATCGCGCTAGAATTTACCTCAAAAAAGCTTTGCAAGCCGATCCTCATAACCAGAAGTTATGGCGAGAAATCGATCGCGATTACAAAGCTATAGAACGCCAGTTAATGTTTTGA
- the corA gene encoding magnesium/cobalt transporter CorA — translation MTKSRIRAAKPDTQPHFDYFYDKPGSLPGTLNIGVDAQPPVIVLIDYNEADATRQTLATPEECLPYLDTESVSWVDVQGLGSEDILQRLGQVFNLHPLVLEDIVNVPQRPKVEDDYEDHLVMIARMVIPKESGGFHSEQVSFILGKHYLLTVQEEPEHDCFEQVRQRIRYNKGSVRKLGADYLAYTLIDSIIDGFFPVLEAYGEQMEDLEDEVITKPTRQTLNKIYRVRRELLNLRRAIWPQRDAIAMLIRDDNDSLISDRVQVYLRDCYDHAVQILDMVETYRELTSGLMDVYLSAVSNKMNEIMKLLTVVSSIFIPLTFIAGVYGMNFNTEKSPWNMPELNWYWGYPLCLAAMAATAAGLIYFFWRRGWFENFSDVQDRTSRKRG, via the coding sequence ATGACAAAATCTCGTATTCGTGCTGCTAAACCAGACACACAGCCTCACTTTGACTACTTTTACGACAAACCAGGTAGTCTACCAGGAACTTTGAATATTGGGGTTGATGCTCAACCACCAGTTATCGTTTTAATTGACTACAACGAAGCAGACGCAACACGCCAAACCTTAGCCACGCCAGAAGAATGTCTTCCCTATCTGGACACCGAATCTGTCTCTTGGGTTGACGTACAAGGCTTAGGTAGCGAAGATATCTTACAAAGATTGGGACAAGTTTTTAATCTGCATCCATTGGTTTTAGAAGATATCGTCAACGTACCGCAGCGTCCCAAAGTAGAAGACGATTATGAAGATCATTTAGTCATGATCGCACGGATGGTGATACCAAAAGAAAGTGGTGGTTTTCATAGCGAACAAGTCAGTTTTATTTTAGGAAAACACTACCTACTTACAGTCCAAGAAGAACCAGAACACGACTGCTTTGAACAGGTACGCCAGCGAATTCGTTACAACAAAGGTAGCGTCCGCAAGCTAGGAGCAGATTATTTAGCCTATACGTTGATAGATTCGATTATTGATGGCTTTTTTCCCGTACTGGAAGCATACGGAGAACAGATGGAAGACTTAGAAGATGAAGTTATTACTAAACCAACGCGGCAAACTTTAAACAAAATCTATCGCGTCCGGCGAGAGTTGCTCAACCTGCGGCGAGCAATTTGGCCTCAACGAGATGCGATCGCCATGCTGATCCGCGATGATAATGACAGTTTAATTAGCGATCGCGTCCAAGTCTATTTACGCGACTGTTACGACCATGCCGTACAAATTTTAGACATGGTAGAAACCTATCGCGAATTAACTTCTGGTCTAATGGATGTCTACCTATCAGCCGTGAGTAACAAAATGAATGAAATCATGAAGTTGCTGACGGTAGTTTCTTCTATATTTATTCCTTTAACTTTCATTGCTGGGGTCTACGGTATGAACTTTAACACGGAAAAATCTCCCTGGAATATGCCGGAATTAAATTGGTACTGGGGATATCCCTTATGCTTAGCAGCTATGGCAGCAACCGCTGCTGGACTCATCTATTTCTTCTGGCGACGGGGTTGGTTTGAAAACTTCTCCGATGTCCAGGATAGAACGTCAAGAAAGAGAGGCTAA